From Geobacter sp., the proteins below share one genomic window:
- a CDS encoding DUF2905 family protein, translating into MPELGKTLIIIVLIVVAVGGILVFAGKIPWLGRLPGDITIKKENFTFYFPLATSILLSLLLSLILWLLRK; encoded by the coding sequence ATGCCCGAACTCGGCAAGACCCTCATCATCATCGTTCTCATCGTCGTCGCTGTGGGAGGTATCCTCGTTTTCGCCGGCAAGATCCCCTGGCTGGGACGACTCCCCGGCGACATCACTATCAAGAAGGAAAACTTCACCTTTTATTTCCCCCTTGCAACCTCCATTCTACTCTCGCTTCTCCTGAGCCTCATCCTCTGGTTGCTTCGTAAATAA